A DNA window from Brassica napus cultivar Da-Ae chromosome C1, Da-Ae, whole genome shotgun sequence contains the following coding sequences:
- the LOC106444477 gene encoding disease resistance protein RPS2, which translates to MDCISSLVVGLAQALCESMNMAERRAGHKTDLKQAISDLETATGELKAIRDDLNLRIQRDNLEGRSCTNRAREWLSAVQAAEVRTESILARFMRREQKKMMQRRCLSCLGCAEYKLSKKVLGSLKSINELRQRSEDIQTDGGLIQETCTKIPTKSVVGITTMMEQVWELLSEEEERGIIGVYGPGGVGKTTLMQSINNELITKGHQYDVLIWVTMSREFGECTIQRAVGARLGLSWDEKETGEGRAFRIYRALKQRRFLLLLDDVWEEIDFEKTGVPRPDRENKCKIMFTTRSLALCSNIGAECKLRVEFLEKQHAWELFCGKVGRRDLLESPLIRRHAENIVTKCGGLPLALITLGGAMAHRETEEEWIHANEVLNRFPAEMKGMDYVFALLKFSYDNLESDLLRTCFLYCALFPEDHSIEIEQLVEYWVGEGFLISSHGVNTIYQGYFLVGDLKAACLVETGDEKTQVKMHNVVRSFALWIASEQGTYKELILVEPSMGLTEAPKTERWRHTLVISLLDNRLQMLPENPICPNLTTLLLQQNSSLKKIPANFFMYMPVLRVLDLSFTSITEIPLSIKYLVELYHLALSGTKISVLPQELRNLRMLKHLDLQRTQFLQTIPRDAICWLSKLEVLNLYYSYAGWELQSYGEDEEEELGFADLEHLENLTTLGITVLSLESLKTLYEFDVLHKCIQHLHVEECNGLPHFDLSSLSNHGGNIRRLSIKSCNDLEYLITPTDVDWLPSLEVLTVHSLHKLSRVWGNSVSQESLRNIRCINISHCHKLKNVSWAQQLPKLETIDLFDCRELEELISDHESPSIEDLVLFPGLKTLSIRDLPELSSILPSRFSFQKLETLVIINCPKVKKLPFQERVQPNLPAVYCDEKWWDALEKDQPITELCCSPRFVPN; encoded by the coding sequence ATGGATTGCATCTCATCTCTAGTCGTGGGCTTAGCGCAGGCGTTGTGTGAATCTATGAATATGGCAGAGAGAAGAGCAGGACATAAGACTGATCTTAAGCAAGCCATCAGTGATCTCGAAACAGCCACAGGTGAACTGAAGGCCATACGTGACGACCTGAATCTACGCATCCAACGAGACAATCTAGAGGGTCGAAGCTGCACAAACCGTGCCAGAGAGTGGCTCAGTGCGGTGCAAGCAGCAGAGGTAAGAACAGAATCAATTCTAGCAAGGTTTATGCGTCGGGaacagaagaagatgatgcagaggagATGCCTTAGTTGCTTAGGTTGTGCTGAATACAAACTGAGCAAGAAGGTTTTGGGGTCACTGAAGAGTATCAATGAGCTGAGACAACGCTCTGAAGATATACAAACAGATGGCGGGTTGATTCAAGAGACTTGTACGAAGATACCTACCAAGTCCGTGGTTGGGATTACAACAATGATGGAACAGGTGTGGGAACTTctcagtgaagaagaagaaagaggaatCATTGGTGTTTATGGACCTGGCGGGGTTGGGAAGACAACGTTAATGCAGAGCATTAACAACGAGCTGATCACAAAAGGTCATCAGTACGATGTACTGATATGGGTTACAATGTCCCGTGAATTCGGAGAGTGTACAATTCAGCGAGCTGTTGGAGCGCGGTTGGGTTTATCTTGGGATGAGAAGGAGACAGGGGAAGGTAGAGCTTTCAGGATATACAGAGCTTTGAAACAGAGACGGTTCTTGTTGTTGCTTGATGATGTCTGGGAAGAGATAGACTTTGAGAAAACCGGTGTTCCTCGACCTGACAGGGAAAACAAATGCAAGATAATGTTCACAACACGGTCTCTGGCATTATGCAGCAACATTGGTGCGGAATGCAAGCTGAGAGTGGAGTTTCTGGAGAAGCAACACGCGTGGGAGCTCTTCTGTGGTAAAGTTGGGAGAAGAGACCTCTTGGAGTCACCGTTGATTCGCCGGCACGCTGAGAACATAGTCACTAAATGCGGTGGATTGCCACTAGCGTTGATCACTTTAGGAGGAGCCATGGCTCACAGAGAGACTGAAGAGGAGTGGATTCACGCCAATGAAGTTCTGAATAGGTTTCCAGCAGAGATGAAGGGTATGGACTATGTATTTGCCCTTTTAAAATTCAGCTACGACAACCTCGAGAGCGATCTGCTTCGAACTTGTTTCTTGTACTGCGCTTTATTCCCAGAAGATCACTCTATTGAGATCGAACAGCTTGTTGAGTACTGGGTCGGAGAAGGGTTTCTGATCAGCTCCCATGGCGTTAACACTATATACCAGGGATATTTTCTGGTTGGAGATCTTAAAGCGGCGTGTTTGGTGGAAACCGGAGATGAGAAGACGCAGGTGAAGATGCATAACGTCGTTAGAAGCTTTGCACTGTGGATAGCATCTGAACAGGGGACTTATAAGGAGCTGATCCTAGTAGAGCCAAGCATGGGACTTACTGAAGCTCCCAAAACAGAAAGATGGCGACATACGTTGGTGATTTCGTTGTTGGATAACAGACTCCAGATGTTGCCTGAAAATCCCATATGCCCGAATCTGACAACATTGCTGCTCCAGCAGAACAGCTCTTTGAAGAAGATTCCAGCAAACTTTTTCATGTATATGCCTGTTCTCAGGGTCCTTGACTTGTCCTTCACAAGTATCACTGAGATCCCACTGTCTATTAAGTATTTGGTGGAGTTGTATCATCTAGCTCTGTCGGGAACAAAGATAAGTGTGCTGCCTCAAGAGCTTAGGAATCTTAGAATGCTGAAGCATCTAGACCTACAAAGAACGCAGTTTCTCCAGACAATCCCACGAGATGCCATATGTTGGCTAAGCAAGCTCGAGGTTCTGAACCTATACTACAGTTACGCTGGTTGGGAACTGCAGAGctatggagaagatgaagaagaagaacttggaTTTGCCGACCTGGAACACTTAGAAAACCTCACCACACTCGGTATCACTGTTCTCTCACTGGAGAGCCTGAAAACACTCTACGAGTTTGACGTCTTGCATAAATGTATACAGCATCTGCACGTTGAAGAATGCAATGGTCTCCCCCACTTCGATCTCTCATCACTCTCAAACCACGGTGGGAACATAAGAAGACTTAGCATTAAAAGTTGCAATGACTTGGAGTACCTGATCACACCTACAGATGTTGATTGGCTTCCAAGTCTAGAGGTTCTGACGGTACACAGCCTCCACAAGTTAAGCAGAGTGTGGGGAAATTCTGTAAGCCAAGAGAGTCTGCGGAACATCCGTTGCATCAACATTTCACACTGCCACAAGCTAAAGAACGTCTCATGGGCTCAGCAACTCCCAAAGCTAGAGACGATTGACCTGTTCGACTGCAGAGAGCTAGAGGAACTGATTAGTGACCATGAGAGTCCATCCATTGAAGATCTAGTATTGTTCCCAGGCCTGAAGACTTTGTCAATTAGGGATCTACCAGAACTAAGCAGCATCCTTCCATCTCGATTTTCTTTCCAGAAACTAGAAACTTTAGTCATCATAAATTGCCCCAAAGTGAAGAAACTGCCATTTCAGGAAAGGGTCCAGCCAAACTTGCCAGCAGTTTACTGTGATGAGAAATGGTGGGACGCACTGGAAAAAGATCAACCAATCACAGAGCTTTGTTGTTCACCACGCTTTGTTCCAAATTGA
- the LOC106376078 gene encoding glycylpeptide N-tetradecanoyltransferase 1 yields the protein MGDENSLAGSLEEKADQVAEATPLVGDDASLETIVRRFQDSMSVEKTHKFWETQPVGQFKDIGDTSLPEGPIEAATPLSEVKQEPYNLPAAYEWTTCDMKSDYVCSEVYNLLKNNYVEDDENMFRFNYSKEFLSWALRPPGYYQSWHIGVRAKVSKKLVAFISGVPARIRARDDVVKMAEINFLCVHKKLRSKRLAPVMIKEVTRRVHLENIWQAAYTAGVVLPTPVATCQYWHRTLNPKKLIDVGFSRLGARMTMSRTIKLYKLPDVPATPGFRKMEPCDVPAVTRLLRNYLSQFIVATDFDENDVEHWLLPREDVVDSYLVESPETHDLTDFCSFYTLPSTILGNPNYSTLKAAYSYYNVATKTTFLQLMNDALIVAKQKGFDVFNALDVMHNESFLKELKFGPGDGQLHYYLYNYRLRSALKPSELGLVLL from the coding sequence ATGGGCGACGAGAATTCACTTGCTGGCTCTCTGGAAGAGAAAGCAGATCAAGTTGCTGAAGCAACTCCATTAGTTGGGGACGATGCTTCTCTGGAAACTATAGTCCGAAGATTCCAGGACTCCATGTCAGTGGAGAAAACGCACAAGTTCTGGGAGACTCAACCCGTTGGGCAGTTCAAAGACATTGGGGACACGAGTCTACCTGAAGGTCCCATCGAGGCTGCGACTCCCTTGTCTGAGGTCAAGCAGGAGCCTTACAACCTTCCCGCTGCTTATGAATGGACCACGTGTGATATGAAGTCTGATTACGTTTGCTCTGAGGTTTACAACCTTTTGAAGAACAACTATGTCGAGGATGATGAGAATATGTTCAGGTTCAATTACTCTAAGGAGTTTCTGAGCTGGGCTCTGCGTCCGCCTGGGTACTATCAGAGCTGGCATATTGGAGTTCGTGCCAAGGTATCGAAGAAGCTTGTGGCTTTCATCAGCGGCGTGCCAGCTAGGATAAGGGCGCGTGACGATGTTGTGAAAATGGCGGAGATTAACTTCTTGTGCGTTCACAAGAAGCTTAGGTCGAAGAGGCTTGCACCTGTCATGATTAAGGAGGTCACGAGGAGGGTTCATTTGGAGAATATTTGGCAAGCAGCTTACACTGCTGGGGTGGTGCTTCCGACGCCGGTTGCGACTTGCCAGTATTGGCACAGGACCTTGAACCCGAAGAAGCTTATTGATGTCGGATTTTCAAGGCTTGGTGCAAGAATGACTATGAGCAGGACCATTAAACTGTACAAGTTGCCAGATGTACCAGCTACTCCTGGATTTAGGAAAATGGAGCCTTGTGATGTCCCTGCTGTGACACGGTTGCTCAGGAATTATCTTAGTCAGTTTATCGTTGCTACAGACTTTGATGAGAATGATGTTGAGCACTGGCTTCTCCCAAGGGAGGATGTTGTGGACAGTTACCTTGTAGAAAGCCCGGAGACCCATGATCTTACTGATTTCTGTAGCTTCTACACCCTTCCTTCAACAATTCTCGGGAACCCCAACTATTCAACACTGAAAGCTGCTTATTCATACTACAATGTGGCAACAAAGACGACTTTTCTTCAGCTGATGAATGATGCTCTAATAGTCGCCAAACAGAAGGGTTTTGATGTATTCAATGCATTGGATGTTATGCACAATGAGAGTTTCCTCAAAGAGCTGAAGTTTGGGCCAGGGGATGGGCAGCTTCACTATTATCTCTACAACTATCGTCTAAGAAGCGCCTTAAAGCCATCAGAACTTGGGCTGGTGCTCCTGTGA
- the LOC106376077 gene encoding casein kinase 1-like protein 1 isoform X2 — translation MESRVGNKFRLGRKIGSGSFGEIYLGTNIQTNEEVAIKLESVKTKHPQLLYESKLYKILQGGTGVPNVKWYGVEGDYNVLVIDLLGPSLEDLFNFCSRKLSLKSVLMLADQMINRVEFFHSKSFLHRDLKPDNFLMGLGRRANQVYIIDFGLAKKYRDSTTHQHIPYRENKNLTGTARYASMNTHLGIEQSRRDDLESLGYILMYFLKGSLPWQGLKAGNKKQKYERISEKKVSTSIEVLCRGYPSEFASYFHYCRSLRFDDKPDYAYLKRIFRDLFIREGFQFDYVFDWTILKYQQSQLTAPPSRNLNPAVGTSAALPPGVSNIDRYTGEEEGRPVGYSHMESSRRRASGTLDHSGNLSNQQTSSFNRESMMPSSSMFAQSAGSSRRVAAVSSRDNLLSGEEFQRSHRTGDVSRGGVISRNSPVEAGKRSSSSRRHYESAIKGIDNLQVSSDDKFHHHH, via the exons ATGGAATCTCGTGTTGGAAACAAGTTTCGCCTTGGCCGGAAGATCGGTAGCGGTTCCTTCGGGGAGATCTATCTGG gtACTAATATTCAAACGAATGAAGAAGTTGCAATCAAGCTT gAAAGTGTGAAGACGAAACATCCTCAGCTGCTTTATGAATCGAAGTTATACAAGATTCTACAAGGAGGAA CTGGTGTCCCAAATGTGAAATGGTACGGTGTTGAAGGGGACTACAATGTTTTGGTGATCGATCTACTAGGGCCGAGTCTTGAAGATCTGTTCAATTTCTGTAGCAGGAAACTTTCCTTGAAGTCGGTCCTCATGCTTGCTGATCAAATG ATCAACCGTGTTGAGTTTTTCCATTCAAAATCTTTCCTTCACCGAGATCTCAAGCCTGACAATTTCCTCATGGGCCTTGGAAGGCGTGCCAACCAG GTTTACATCATCGACTTTGGTCTAGCTAAGAAGTACAGAGATAGTACAACACATCAGCACATTCCCTACAG AGAAAATAAGAACCTGACAGGAACTGCACGTTACGCTAGTATGAACACCCACTTGGGAATTG AACAAAGCCGAAGGGATGATCTAGAGTCTCTTGGTTATATCCTTATGTATTTCCTCAAAGGAAG TCTTCCTTGGCAAGGACTGAAAGCTGGAAACAAGAAGCAAAAGTACGAGAGAATTAGCGAAAAGAAAGTTTCCACATCCATTGAG GTCTTATGTCGGGGTTACCCATCAGAATTTGCATCCTATTTCCACTACTGCCGGTCGCTTCGTTTTGATGATAAACCAGACTACGCTTATCTCAAACGGATATTCAGAGATCTCTTTATCCGTGAAG GATTTCAATTTGATTACGTGTTTGACTGGACCATCTTGAAGTACCAACAATCACAACTAACCGCTCCTCCTTCTCGTAATCTC AACCCTGCGGTTGGAACTAGCGCAGCATTGCCACCTGGCGTTTCCAACATTGATAGATACACAG GCGAGGAAGAAGGGCGACCGGTTGGTTACTCGCATATGGAATCATCTCGACGGAGAGCTTCAGGCACTCTTGACCACTCAGGGAATCTTTCGAACCAACAGACATCATCATTTAACAGAGAATCCATG ATGCCGAGCTCCTCGATGTTTGCACAATCAGCAGGATCATCGAGGAGAGTAGCGGCAGTGAGCAGCCGAGACAATCTTCTGAGCGGGGAAGAGTTTCAGAGAAGCCACCGTACAGGTGACGTAAGCCGCGGAGGAGTGATCTCTAGGAACTCCCCTGTGGAGGCTGGGAAGAGGTCTTCTTCCTCGAGAAGACACTACGAATCAGCCATCAAAGGCATTGATAATCTTCAAGTCTCCTCCGACGACAAGTTTCACCACCACCactga
- the LOC106376077 gene encoding casein kinase 1-like protein 1 isoform X1, whose protein sequence is MESRVGNKFRLGRKIGSGSFGEIYLGSSLFLYFLKSLSEFDIDALFDFFSGTNIQTNEEVAIKLESVKTKHPQLLYESKLYKILQGGTGVPNVKWYGVEGDYNVLVIDLLGPSLEDLFNFCSRKLSLKSVLMLADQMINRVEFFHSKSFLHRDLKPDNFLMGLGRRANQVYIIDFGLAKKYRDSTTHQHIPYRENKNLTGTARYASMNTHLGIEQSRRDDLESLGYILMYFLKGSLPWQGLKAGNKKQKYERISEKKVSTSIEVLCRGYPSEFASYFHYCRSLRFDDKPDYAYLKRIFRDLFIREGFQFDYVFDWTILKYQQSQLTAPPSRNLNPAVGTSAALPPGVSNIDRYTGEEEGRPVGYSHMESSRRRASGTLDHSGNLSNQQTSSFNRESMMPSSSMFAQSAGSSRRVAAVSSRDNLLSGEEFQRSHRTGDVSRGGVISRNSPVEAGKRSSSSRRHYESAIKGIDNLQVSSDDKFHHHH, encoded by the exons ATGGAATCTCGTGTTGGAAACAAGTTTCGCCTTGGCCGGAAGATCGGTAGCGGTTCCTTCGGGGAGATCTATCTGGGTTCGTCactctttttgtattttttaaaatcgttGTCTGAGTTTGACATTGATgcattgtttgattttttttcaggtACTAATATTCAAACGAATGAAGAAGTTGCAATCAAGCTT gAAAGTGTGAAGACGAAACATCCTCAGCTGCTTTATGAATCGAAGTTATACAAGATTCTACAAGGAGGAA CTGGTGTCCCAAATGTGAAATGGTACGGTGTTGAAGGGGACTACAATGTTTTGGTGATCGATCTACTAGGGCCGAGTCTTGAAGATCTGTTCAATTTCTGTAGCAGGAAACTTTCCTTGAAGTCGGTCCTCATGCTTGCTGATCAAATG ATCAACCGTGTTGAGTTTTTCCATTCAAAATCTTTCCTTCACCGAGATCTCAAGCCTGACAATTTCCTCATGGGCCTTGGAAGGCGTGCCAACCAG GTTTACATCATCGACTTTGGTCTAGCTAAGAAGTACAGAGATAGTACAACACATCAGCACATTCCCTACAG AGAAAATAAGAACCTGACAGGAACTGCACGTTACGCTAGTATGAACACCCACTTGGGAATTG AACAAAGCCGAAGGGATGATCTAGAGTCTCTTGGTTATATCCTTATGTATTTCCTCAAAGGAAG TCTTCCTTGGCAAGGACTGAAAGCTGGAAACAAGAAGCAAAAGTACGAGAGAATTAGCGAAAAGAAAGTTTCCACATCCATTGAG GTCTTATGTCGGGGTTACCCATCAGAATTTGCATCCTATTTCCACTACTGCCGGTCGCTTCGTTTTGATGATAAACCAGACTACGCTTATCTCAAACGGATATTCAGAGATCTCTTTATCCGTGAAG GATTTCAATTTGATTACGTGTTTGACTGGACCATCTTGAAGTACCAACAATCACAACTAACCGCTCCTCCTTCTCGTAATCTC AACCCTGCGGTTGGAACTAGCGCAGCATTGCCACCTGGCGTTTCCAACATTGATAGATACACAG GCGAGGAAGAAGGGCGACCGGTTGGTTACTCGCATATGGAATCATCTCGACGGAGAGCTTCAGGCACTCTTGACCACTCAGGGAATCTTTCGAACCAACAGACATCATCATTTAACAGAGAATCCATG ATGCCGAGCTCCTCGATGTTTGCACAATCAGCAGGATCATCGAGGAGAGTAGCGGCAGTGAGCAGCCGAGACAATCTTCTGAGCGGGGAAGAGTTTCAGAGAAGCCACCGTACAGGTGACGTAAGCCGCGGAGGAGTGATCTCTAGGAACTCCCCTGTGGAGGCTGGGAAGAGGTCTTCTTCCTCGAGAAGACACTACGAATCAGCCATCAAAGGCATTGATAATCTTCAAGTCTCCTCCGACGACAAGTTTCACCACCACCactga
- the LOC106376076 gene encoding regulatory protein NPR1-like, with protein METIAGFDDFYEISSTSFLAAPAPTDNSGSSTVYPTELFTRPEVSAFQLLSNSLESVFDSPEAFYSDAKLVLSDDKEVSFHRCILSARSLFFKAALTAAEKVQKSTPVKLELKTLAAEYDVGFDSVVAVLAYVYSGRVRPPPKGVSECADESCCHVACRPAVDFMVEVLYLAFVFQIQELVTMYQRHLLDVVDKVIIEDTLVVLKLANICGKACKKLFDKCREIIVKSNVDVVTLKKSLPEDIAKQVIDIRKELGLEVAEPEKHVSNIHKALESDDLDLVVMLLKEGHTNLDEAYALHFAVAYCDEKTARNLLELGFADVNRRNPRGYTVIHVAAMRKEPTLIALLLTKGANALEMSLDGRTALLIAKQVTKAAECCILEKGKLAAKGGVCVEILKQPDNTREPFPEDVSPSLAVAADQFKIRLIDLENRVQMARCLYPMEAQVAMDFARMKGTREFVVTTATDLHMEPFKFVEMHQSRLTALSKTVEFGKRFFPRCSKVLDDIVDSEDLTILALVEEDTPEQRQQKRQRFMEIQEIVQMAFSKDKEDLGKSSLSASSSSTSKLTGKKRSIAKPSHRRR; from the exons ATGGAGACCATTGCTGGATTTGATGATTTCTATGAGATCAGCAGCACTAGCTTCCTCGCCGCACCGGCGCCAACCGATAACTCCGGATCATCCACCGTCTACCCGACGGAGCTTTTCACCAGACCCGAGGTATCCGCGTTTCAACTCCTCTCCAACAGCCTCGAGTCCGTCTTCGACTCGCCGGAAGCGTTCTACAGCGACGCCAAGCTTGTTCTCTCCGACGACAAGGAAGTATCCTTCCACCGTTGCATTCTCTCGGCGAGAAGCCTCTTCTTCAAGGCCGCTTTGACAGCCGCCGAGAAGGTGCAGAAGTCCACCCCCGTGAAGCTCGAGCTGAAGACACTCGCGGCGGAATACGACGTCGGGTTCGATTCTGTGGTGGCTGTTCTGGCGTACGTTTACAGCGGCAGAGTGAGGCCGCCTCCGAAGGGAGTTTCTGAATGCGCAGACGAGAGCTGCTGCCACGTGGCGTGCCGTCCGGCTGTGGATTTCATGGTGGAGGTTCTCTACTTGGCTTTCGTCTTCCAGATTCAGGAACTGGTTACCATGTATCAG AGGCATTTACTGGATGTTGTAGACAAAGTTATCATAGAAGACACTTTGGTCGTCCTCAAGCTTGCTAACATCTGCGGTAAAGCGTGCAAGAAGCTATTCGATAAGTGCAGAGAGATCATTGTCAAGTCTAACGTGGATGTTGTTACTCTAAAGAAGTCATTGCCTGAGGACATTGCCAAGCAAGTAATCGATATCCGCAAAGAGCTCGGCTTGGAGGTAGCTGAACCAGAGAAACATGTCTCCAACATACACAAGGCGCTTGAGTCAGACGATCTTGACCTTGTCGTTATGCTTTTGAAAGAGGGCCACACGAATCTAGACGAAGCGTATGCTCTCCATTTTGCTGTTGCGTATTGCGATGAGAAGACAGCGAGGAATCTCCTGGAACTGGGGTTTGCGGATGTCAACCGGAGAAACCCGAGAGGGTACACGGTAATTCACGTCGCTGCGATGAGGAAAGAGCCGACACTGATAGCATTGTTGTTGACGAAAGGGGCTAATGCATTAGAAATGTCTTTGGACGGGAGAACTGCTCTGTTGATCGCGAAACAAGTCACTAAGGCGGCCGAGTGTTGTATTCTGGAGAAAGGGAAGTTAGCTGCCAAAGGCGGAGTATGTGTAGAGATACTCAAGCAACCAGACAACACACGAGAACCATTTCCTGAAGATGTTTCTCCCTCCCTTGCAGTGGCTGCTGATCAATTCAAGATAAGGTTGATTGATCTTGAAAACAGAG TTCAAATGGCTCGATGTCTCTATCCAATGGAAGCACAAGTTGCAATGGATTTCGCCCGAATGAAGGGAACACGCGAGTTTGTCGTGACGACAGCAACTGACCTACACATGGAACCTTTCAAGTTCGTAGAAATGCATCAGAGTAGACTAACAGCGCTTTCTAAAACTG TGGAATTCGGGAAACGCTTCTTCCCACGCTGTTCGAAAGTGCTCGATGATATTGTGGACTCTGAGGACTTGACTATACTGGCTCTCGTAGAAGAAGACACTCCTGAGCAACGACAACAAAAGAGGCAGAGGTTCATGGAAATACAGGAGATTGTTCAAATGGCGTTTAGTAAAGACAAGGAGGATCTTGGAAAGTCGTCTCTCTCAGCTTCGTCTTCTTCCACATCCAAATTAACTGGTAAAAAGAGGTCTATTGCTAAACCCTCTCACCGGCGTCGGTGA
- the LOC106396840 gene encoding nucleosome assembly protein 1;1, producing the protein MSNDKDSFNLADLTAGLKDEDRAGLMNALKNELMAGQRSDVLESLTPQVRNRVEALKEIQGKYDELEAKFREERAVLEAKYEMLYQPLYTKRYEIVNGITEVETTPEDTKMEQEGEKTAEEKGVPSFWLTALKNNDVTSEEVTERDEEALKYLKDIKWCKTEEPKGFKLEFFFDSNPYFKNAVLTKSYHMIDEDEPLLEKAIGTEIDWYPGKCLTQKILKKKPKKGSNAKPITKMEDCESFFNFFNPPQVPEEDEDIDEDKAEELQNLMEQDYDIGSAIREKIIPHAVSWFTGEAMEGEEFDIDEEDEDEDDDIDEDEDEEDDEDEEDDEEDRKTRKKPSSGHKKGGRSQVVGDGQQGERPPECKQQ; encoded by the exons ATGAGCAACGACAAGGACAGCTTCAACCTCGCCGATCTAACCGCCG gTCTTAAAGACGAGGATCGAGCTGGCCTTATGAACGCTCTTAAG AACGAGCTCATGGCTGGTCAGCGTTCTGATGTGCTCGAGAGTCTGACTCCTCAAGTGAGAAACCGTGTTGAAGCCTTGAAGGAGATTCAG GGCAAGTATGATGAGCTAGAGGCAAAGTTCCGTGAGGAGAGAGCTGTTCTTGAAGCCAAGTATGAAATGTTGTATCAGCCTTTGTATACCAAG CGTTATGAGATTGTGAATGGAATTACCGAAGTTGAAACGACTCCAGAGGATACGAAGATGGAACAAGAAGGGGAAAAAACTGCAGAAG AGAAAGGAGTTCCGAGTTTCTGGCTGACGGCCTTGAAGAACAATGATGTTACTTCCGAGGAG GTCACAGAGCGTGATGAGGAGGCTCTCAAATATCTTAAGGATATTAAGTGGTGCAAGACTGAAGAGCCTAAAGGATTCAAACTTGAGTTTTTCTTTGACTCGAATCCCTACTTTAAGAACGCTGTCTTGACAAAGTCTTATCATATGATTGATGAAGATGAGCCACTGCTTGAGAAGGCTATAGG GACAGAAATCGATTGGTATCCTGGAAAGTGTCTGACTCAGAAGATTCTTAAGAAGAAGCCTAAGAAAGGTTCAAACGCCAAACCAATCACCAAAATGGAAGATTGTGAAAGCTTCTTCAACTTCTTTAATCCTCCACAAGTCCCGGAGGAAGATGAAGATATCGACGAGGACAAA GCTGAGGAACTTCAAAATCTGATGGAACAAGATTATGACATTGG ATCTGCTATCCGGGAGAAGATTATCCCTCATGCTGTCTCATGGTTTACTGGTGAGGCTATGGAAGGAGAGGAGTTCGATATAGAtgaggaagatgaggatgaggacgACGATATTGacgaagatgaggatgaggaagacgACGAGgatgaggaggatgatgaagaagataggAAGACTAGAAAGAAG CCATCAAGCGGACACAAG AAGGGAGGCAGATCTCAGGTGGTTGGTGACGGTCAACAAGGCGAGAGGCCACCCGAATGCAAGCAACAGTAG